One genomic region from Chloroflexota bacterium encodes:
- a CDS encoding DUF2293 domain-containing protein, with protein MKMTNQQDHSNEILWVYPSRTESESWWCRQYGNIEIPQGWEFLSTGDAFITRQVKSKGPYWVGKKPAKRYTRTLGIWAPKENIETAKKLAEETIARRQVKRIISRKQRERQEAKYRERFAKAVYEYLSFAPKYEKLACDIAEAVSGHATEVGSERVGRTRKLSLEEKAMLAARAYIRHNYTSYDDQLLEFGFALERGDFLYQEVKGEAQEAVDEFLIRHREGR; from the coding sequence GTGAAGATGACCAATCAGCAAGACCATTCAAATGAGATTTTATGGGTGTATCCATCGAGGACGGAATCTGAAAGCTGGTGGTGCCGCCAATATGGGAACATCGAGATACCACAGGGGTGGGAGTTCCTGTCAACCGGCGATGCCTTCATAACTAGGCAGGTAAAATCCAAGGGGCCATATTGGGTCGGAAAGAAGCCCGCAAAAAGGTACACCAGAACGCTGGGTATATGGGCACCAAAGGAGAATATCGAAACTGCCAAGAAGCTAGCAGAGGAGACAATAGCTCGGAGACAGGTCAAAAGAATTATTTCACGAAAACAACGTGAGAGACAGGAAGCGAAGTATAGGGAGCGATTTGCAAAGGCTGTCTACGAGTATCTCAGTTTTGCTCCTAAGTACGAAAAGCTAGCTTGTGATATCGCTGAGGCTGTTTCGGGGCACGCAACAGAAGTTGGCAGTGAGCGAGTAGGACGAACACGGAAATTATCTCTTGAAGAAAAGGCGATGCTGGCAGCACGAGCGTATATTCGACATAACTATACGTCCTATGATGATCAACTGCTTGAGTTTGGATTCGCACTAGAGCGGGGGGACTTCCTATACCAAGAGGTTAAGGGTGAGGCACAAGAAGCCGTAGATGAGTTCTTGATCCGTCATAGAGAAGGCAGATAA
- a CDS encoding IS3 family transposase (programmed frameshift): protein MKKSRYTAEQIAFALRQAESGTAVPEVCRKMGISEQTFYRWKKKYVGMGVAEVRRLRVLEEENRKLKQLVADLSLDKQMLQDVLRKKFLKPAQLREHVEALRVCYGTSKRRACSVLMFQRSTYYYRSVADEQAALRLRICDLAQARVSYGYRRIHVLLEREGWEVNHKRVYRLYKQEGLTMRAKRPRRHVTACRREEIPAAQSPDESWSMDFMSDEIFNGQRIRLLTLVDNFTRESLAIEVDRSIGGQRVVEVLMNIAKQRSLPKTIRVDNGPEFTSKRLDQWAYLNGVELDFIRPGKPTDNAFIESFNGRFRQECLNENWFLSLEDAREKVEEWRLYYNRERPHGALGNLPPREFALSGEVVN from the exons ATGAAGAAGTCCCGGTACACAGCGGAGCAAATTGCCTTTGCCCTGAGGCAGGCAGAGTCAGGGACAGCAGTTCCTGAGGTTTGCAGGAAGATGGGCATCAGTGAGCAGACCTTCTACCGGTGGAAGAAGAAATATGTCGGCATGGGTGTGGCAGAAGTGAGGAGATTGAGAGTCCTGGAGGAAGAAAACAGAAAGCTGAAACAGCTGGTAGCAGACTTGAGCCTTGATAAGCAGATGCTTCAGGATGTGCTACGAAAAAAGT TCCTGAAGCCTGCTCAACTGCGGGAACATGTTGAGGCATTGCGGGTTTGTTACGGCACAAGCAAGCGGAGAGCATGTAGTGTGTTGATGTTTCAGAGATCTACGTACTACTACCGGAGTGTAGCAGATGAGCAGGCTGCCCTGAGGTTAAGAATTTGTGATCTGGCGCAGGCGAGGGTAAGTTACGGTTACAGGAGAATTCATGTGCTCCTTGAGAGAGAAGGCTGGGAAGTGAATCACAAGCGGGTATACAGGCTCTACAAGCAGGAAGGCCTTACCATGCGTGCCAAGAGACCAAGGAGACATGTTACGGCATGCAGGCGAGAGGAAATCCCTGCGGCCCAAAGTCCGGATGAGAGCTGGTCAATGGACTTCATGAGCGATGAGATATTTAACGGCCAGAGAATCAGGCTGTTAACGTTAGTGGATAACTTTACCCGTGAGAGTCTGGCAATAGAGGTAGACAGGAGCATAGGTGGTCAACGTGTTGTGGAGGTATTAATGAATATAGCCAAGCAAAGAAGCTTACCCAAAACCATCAGAGTAGACAACGGGCCGGAATTTACCTCGAAGCGGCTGGATCAATGGGCATATTTGAACGGCGTGGAGCTAGACTTCATCCGTCCAGGGAAACCCACAGATAATGCCTTCATTGAATCGTTCAACGGCCGGTTCCGGCAGGAATGTCTGAACGAAAACTGGTTTCTATCATTGGAAGACGCACGGGAAAAAGTCGAGGAGTGGCGTTTGTACTATAATAGAGAACGGCCACATGGCGCCCTGGGTAATCTACCCCCAAGAGAGTTTGCATTGTCTGGGGAGGTAGTTAATTGA